TAGCCAAAGCCTGCGAACGCTCGGTCCGCACTTCGACTGGCACCTGATAGGTGGCACCACCAACGCGACGCGAACGAACTTCGATGCCGGGCTTCACGTTGTTCAGCGCATCATGGAAAACACCGATCGGATCGCGCTTGGCGCGCGCTTCGACGGTTTCCATCGCGCTGTACACGATATTCTCGGCAACGGCTTTTTTACCGTCCAGCATGACGCTGTTCATGAATTTCGACAGAACCTGATCGCCAAAGCGTGGATCAGGCAGGATTTCCCGCTTTTCGGGACGACGACGACGTGCCATTTCAATTTCCTTCTAAACTTCAGCCTTTAGTGCCAGCAATAAACTGGCGGCTTACTTCGGACGCTTGGCGCCGTACTTGGAACGTGACTGCTTGCGATCCTTGACACCCTGGGTATCGAGAACGCCGCGCAGTACGTGGTAACGCACACCGGGAAGATCGCGAACACGACCGCCACGGATCAGCACGACCGAATGCTCCTGAAGGTTATGACCTTCACCCGGAATATAGCTGATAACTTCGCGCTGGTTCGTCAGGCGGATCTTGGCCACCTTGCGAAGCGCCGAGTTCGGCTTTTTCGGAGTCGTTGTGTAAACGCGCGTGCAAACGCCACGCTTCTGCGGATTTGCTTCCATCGCAGGGACCTTGGATTTGGCCTTCTGCGGGTCGCGACCCTTGCGGATCAACTGGTTAATCGTCGGCATTTGAAGCCTTCACCTTTTGATTGCGGTTACTTTGCCGGTAGCGCGACGTCCCTGACGGGAACGCGTTAAAGCCGGGTGGCTAAACGCCCCCCAGTCCATCACGCAGCGGCAATGTTCAAGCTTTCGTCCCGCCAGACTCACAAAGGGGTCGTGCGAAGCGAGGGCGGCCCTTAACGCAGGAGTCGGACAGGGTCAACATTGACGGCCCAAACGATTGCGCACATCGATGCCCGCCCCTATGCGGCCGCCATGGCCAGCGTCGTGATCGAACAAACCCCGAAGCGAACACAGAGTCTCCTCGACTCGATCGAACAGCTTGAGGGCTGGCGGCTGTTCGCATTTTTCGCCCTGATCGCGATCGTGGCGCGTTGGCAAACCTTCGGCAATCCAGTCGGTGGATTCGACGAGCAGTTCTACCTCGTCATGGGCGACCGGATGCTTCAGGGCGCGCTGCCCTATGTCGACATCTTCGATCGCAAGCCGATCGGCCTTTTCCTGATTTTCGGGTTCATCCGGCTTCTCGGCGGCGAAGGAACGATCCAGACACAGATTATCGCCTGCCTGTTCGTGATTGCGACCGCGATGCTGATCCATCGCCTCGCACGTAGGATAGCGCCACCCGGTGCAGCTCTGGCTGCAGGGGTTGCCTACATATTCTGGCTGAACTTCCTGGAAGGCGAGGGCAGTCAGGCTCCGGTATTCTTCAACCTGACGATGATCGCTGCTGCCCTGGTGGTTGCGCGTGCGTGGCGTAATCGCGGCGCAAACCTCGCCGCCCTCGGCACGGCAGCCATGCTGCTCGCCGGCATCGCCATCCAGATCAAATATACCGCGTTGTTCGAAGGCATTTTCTTCGGGCTTGCGTTGATGTGGACCGGCTGGCGGGCTGGCATCTCCCCTGTCCGGCTGATCGCGTTGGGAGCGCTGTGGGTAGCCGTTGCACTGCTGCCAACGGCGGTCGCGTTGGTCACTTACGTCGCGATGGGTCATGGGCAGGAATTCTTCTTTGCCAATTTCGTTTCAATGTTCGGCAAACAGGGCGACAGCGCGGCAACGAGTCGGGAAGGACTGGCAACCATGGCCGCGATATTATCGCCGCTGCTGGGACTTGCCGCCTTTCCCCCGCCTGCGACAAGCCCCGAAGAACTGTCGGAACGCCGCTTCGTGCAGCTTTGGCTGTTCGCCGCGATTGCCGGTCTGTTGATCTTCGGAAGTTTTCCAACCCCACAATATGCGATGCCACTGCTGGTGCCCGTCGTGATCGCCGCAGCGCCCCGCCTCGGACTCGGTAACGGGATCAAGACTTTCCGATGGGTGATGCTGATATGCGCACTGGTCGCGGGGCAGATCGTAATCGGGGCACTGATTCACAACAAGGGAGGTCGCGCCGAA
This genomic stretch from Sphingomonas paeninsulae harbors:
- the rpsG gene encoding 30S ribosomal protein S7; this encodes MARRRRPEKREILPDPRFGDQVLSKFMNSVMLDGKKAVAENIVYSAMETVEARAKRDPIGVFHDALNNVKPGIEVRSRRVGGATYQVPVEVRTERSQALAIRWLITAARARSEHTMSARLSGELMDAANNRGNAVKKREDTHRMAEANRAFSHYRW
- a CDS encoding ArnT family glycosyltransferase, yielding MTAQTIAHIDARPYAAAMASVVIEQTPKRTQSLLDSIEQLEGWRLFAFFALIAIVARWQTFGNPVGGFDEQFYLVMGDRMLQGALPYVDIFDRKPIGLFLIFGFIRLLGGEGTIQTQIIACLFVIATAMLIHRLARRIAPPGAALAAGVAYIFWLNFLEGEGSQAPVFFNLTMIAAALVVARAWRNRGANLAALGTAAMLLAGIAIQIKYTALFEGIFFGLALMWTGWRAGISPVRLIALGALWVAVALLPTAVALVTYVAMGHGQEFFFANFVSMFGKQGDSAATSREGLATMAAILSPLLGLAAFPPPATSPEELSERRFVQLWLFAAIAGLLIFGSFPTPQYAMPLLVPVVIAAAPRLGLGNGIKTFRWVMLICALVAGQIVIGALIHNKGGRAEAAAITAAAMPRHGGCIFVYDGYPALYRLTHSCLLSRYVFPGHLNMENEDSIKALGVDASDEVERIMQAGPETVIDDWPTFEFGNHVAHATVVRYLARDYHLVLRLPTGANRFRLVYRRNETGSISTGRM
- the rpsL gene encoding 30S ribosomal protein S12, which encodes MPTINQLIRKGRDPQKAKSKVPAMEANPQKRGVCTRVYTTTPKKPNSALRKVAKIRLTNQREVISYIPGEGHNLQEHSVVLIRGGRVRDLPGVRYHVLRGVLDTQGVKDRKQSRSKYGAKRPK